GCGGCCAACAGTGCCGCGTGTGACAGGGCATGAACCGCGTCCGCGCGGCTGTACTCGCGGGGCAGGACAGCGCGGGCCTTGCTGGTGGACAGCTCGAAATCCGGAATCAGGACCGTCACGCCCAGATGGGCTGGCGGGTCCAGGCGCACATAGTGGGTTCCCAGCTTGTCCAGCGTGGCAATCACAATGCCACCGAAAAGCGCTGGCGCGACGTTGTCGGGATGGCCTTCCTCACGGGCTGCGACATCCAGAACGGTTTCGTCGTCCAGCGGACGTCCAAGCAGCTCATTGCCCGCCACAATTCCGGCAATCAGGGCGGCGGCGCTGGAGCCCAGGCCACGGGCCAGCGGCACCTCGGTCTCGATTTCTATGCGGGCTGGTGGCAGCGACCTTCCAGCCCGCTGGGCCGAGAGCAGCATGGCCTGATATACGTAGTTGCTTTCGTCTGCCGGGGTGCTGGCCAGTTCAGGGCCGCACGGAATGATCTCGGTAACTTCCTGGCGCCGGACCCGTAGTGTCGTGTAGAGCGGCACACTCAGCCCCAGACTGTCGAATCCCGGACCCAGGTTGGCGCTGCTGGCCGGAGCGCGCACCGTGAAGCAGCGCGCGGCGGTCGCGTCCGGCACGGAAGCGGTCAGCGGCTGGATCAAAGGATGCTCTCCACGACGCGTTCGATCTGGGCCTCGACGGCAACAGGAGTGGCGACGTGACGCATGGCGCTGTTGGGGTCCTTCAAGCCGTTACCGGTCAGGACCGCCACGATGCGCTGCCCGGCCGGGAGCTGTCCGGCTACGTGGCGCTTGAGCAACCCGGCCACCGGTGCGGCGCTGGCGGGTTCGCAGAACACGCCCTCCCGGGCCACCAGCTGCTGGGCTTCCATGATCTCGTCGTCGGTAACCATATCGAACAGGCCGCCACTCTCGCTGACCGCCGCTCGGGCCAGGTGGGCGCTGGCCGGCGCCCCGATGCGGATGGCCGTGGCCAGGGTCTCCGGATTTTCGACCCGGTCCACCCCCCGGGCCAGGGGCGCGGCACCGGAGGCCTGGAAGCCGTACATGCGCGGCAGAGCCTCCATCCTGCCGGCGCTGCGGTACTCCCGGAAGCCCATCCAGTATGCACTGATGTTCCCGGCGTTGCCGACTGGAATGGCCAGGATGTCCGGGGCACTGCCCAGCTCATCCACGATTTCGAAAGCTGCGGTCTTCTGGCCCTGCAGGCGGAAGGGATTGACGCTGTTGACCAGGGCAATGGGGTGGGAAGCGCTGATATCCCGCACCAGATTCAGAGCCACATCGAAGTTGCCGTTGATGGCCACGATCCGCGCGCCGTAGGCCATGGCCTGGGCCAGCTTGCCCAGCGCGATATTGCCGTCAGGAATCAGGACGATGCAGCGCAAGCCTGCCCGGGCAGCATACGCAGCTGCGGCAGCACTGGTGTTGCCGGTGCTGGCACAGATCACGGTGTCGGCCCCATCTTCCATGGCTTTGGCTACAGCCATGACCATGCCCCGGTCCTTGAAGCTGCCGGTGGGATTCAACCCCTCGTATTTCAGGTACAGTTCGCAGCCCAGCTCTCGGCTCAGGTGCGGTGCGTGAATCAGAGGCGTGCTGCCTTCACTGAGGCTGAGCACAGGCGTGCGGTCGGTCATGGGCAGGTAGGAGCGGTAACGTTCAAGAAGTCCAGGCATCTAAGGAAAGCCTCCACATGCCGCAGGGCGGCGGAATGGGGTCATGCTACCTGCCAAGTTGGGGCAGTCGCGCGCAACGGTAAGACAAATACAGCCATCCGTCACCTCAGATGCGCGTCAGACATGAGCCATTTCAGCCCCAGTCTGAAGCCCAGACTTAGCCGGGGTTTGCGGGACATCCATCCCGTCTTCGCCTGCCCTTGAGAAAGTGCTGCTCTGCACATTGGAGCTAGGGGAGGGGTCTCATGCTGCCCTCAACAACGACGCAAATTCATCGTTGAGCGGACGACTTAGGAGGAAACGAACATGGGTTGGATTATCACTATTCTGGTTGGCGCACTCTGCGGTTGGCTCGCGAGCCTCATCATGAAGACCGACGCTCAGCAGGGCGCTGTGGCTAACATCCTCATCGGCATTGTCGGCAGCATCCTCGCGCAGTTCCTGTTTGGCAACATGCTGAACATCGGCGGCGAGGCAGCCGGTAACGGCTTTAGCTTCTGGAGCATCGTCTGGGGTGTGGTGGGCAGTGTGGTACTGATTGCCATCCTCAAGGCTCTGCGCGTTCTACGCTAAAGACCTTGTCCTCAGCCGGGCACCTTCGGGTGTCCGGTTTTGCTGTGGCAGCAGAAAAGAAAAAGAGCAGCAGCCTGCTTCCTCAGATGCATCTGCATGTGCTACAGTCGGAAGGCTTGCCCGTTCCCGTCCGGCGCGGCGGACGCCCCGAAGAGGGACGCGGCCCCCGGACAGTGCCAAAAGGAACAGGCTCAAGAAGGAGAATTCACTATGGCAAAAGTGTGTGAAGTGTGCGGTAAGGGACCGATTGTCGTGAACTCGGTTATCCGCCGTGGTAAGGCCCGTGCAGCGGGCGGCGTCGGTCGCAAGGTTACTGGTGTTACGAAGCGTAGTCAGAAACCGAATCTGCAGCCTCTTACGGTCACCCGCGGCGGCGTCAGCCTCCGTCTGCGCGTGTGCAGCAAGTGCCGTAAAAGCGTCTCTGCGGCCTGAGCATCAACCGAAAAAGCACCCCGGTCTACGTGGCTGGGGTGCTTGTCGTTGAGCTGGTGCGTTAGCGGGTATGCGGATCGCGCCGGAAACTCGCCAGCAGCAGCAGCAAGGTGCCAAGAACCACGCACATATCAGCCAGATTGAAAATCGGAAAGTCTCCCTGTCCTAGCGCGCGGGTAATGGCGCTCAGGAACGGCGCATGAATCATGTCTGTCACCTTGCCGAAGCGCAGGCCGTCAATGGCGTTTCCTATAGCTCCGGCAGCGATCAGGCTCAGCACCAGACTCAGAAAGCGCGTCTGGGGGCGAAGGGTGAGGTACACCAGAATGCCCAGCCCGACCAGCAAGCGCACAACAGCCAGAGGAACGGCACTGCCGCTGAACATGCTCCAGGCGGCGCCGGTGTTGAAGGTCAGGACCCAGTCCAGGATGCCGGGAATAACAGGAATGGCAGGAGCGCCCTGCTGGAGATTGCTCAGGGCCCAGGCCTTCAGCAGCTGGTCGCCCAGCAGCAGGCCTGCGGCCAGCACCAGGGGAAACCACACAGGCACGGAGCGGACACGTTCACGCAGGAGAGGCACGACGCGCAGTATAAGGAGCGTTTTGACTCTGACGCTTCCTGCCTGCACGTGGATTACCTTTGCTGACATCCGCACGCTAGAAAATAGGGCTATGGCGAATGTTGAATCCTTCGATCTGGACCACACCAGGGTGCAGGCCCCCTATGTGCGTCTGGCTGGCGTCAAGACCACTCCTCGTGGAGACAGCATCAGCAAGTACGACCTGCGGTTGCTGCAGCCCAACCAGGGCGCCATTGACCCGGCGGCCATTCATACCCTCGAACACCTGCTGGCGGGTTACCTGCGTGACC
This DNA window, taken from Deinococcus malanensis, encodes the following:
- the thrB gene encoding homoserine kinase, whose amino-acid sequence is MIQPLTASVPDATAARCFTVRAPASSANLGPGFDSLGLSVPLYTTLRVRRQEVTEIIPCGPELASTPADESNYVYQAMLLSAQRAGRSLPPARIEIETEVPLARGLGSSAAALIAGIVAGNELLGRPLDDETVLDVAAREEGHPDNVAPALFGGIVIATLDKLGTHYVRLDPPAHLGVTVLIPDFELSTSKARAVLPREYSRADAVHALSHAALLAAALSVGRLDLLRHAMQDYIHQVWRAPLVPGLSDILEEAHRYGALGAALSGAGPTVLCFHDTRQPTTRLHTYLHSVMTRNGLSGRVQDFPIDPHGTVVSY
- the thrC gene encoding threonine synthase, translated to MPGLLERYRSYLPMTDRTPVLSLSEGSTPLIHAPHLSRELGCELYLKYEGLNPTGSFKDRGMVMAVAKAMEDGADTVICASTGNTSAAAAAYAARAGLRCIVLIPDGNIALGKLAQAMAYGARIVAINGNFDVALNLVRDISASHPIALVNSVNPFRLQGQKTAAFEIVDELGSAPDILAIPVGNAGNISAYWMGFREYRSAGRMEALPRMYGFQASGAAPLARGVDRVENPETLATAIRIGAPASAHLARAAVSESGGLFDMVTDDEIMEAQQLVAREGVFCEPASAAPVAGLLKRHVAGQLPAGQRIVAVLTGNGLKDPNSAMRHVATPVAVEAQIERVVESIL
- a CDS encoding GlsB/YeaQ/YmgE family stress response membrane protein; translation: MGWIITILVGALCGWLASLIMKTDAQQGAVANILIGIVGSILAQFLFGNMLNIGGEAAGNGFSFWSIVWGVVGSVVLIAILKALRVLR
- the rpmB gene encoding 50S ribosomal protein L28 yields the protein MAKVCEVCGKGPIVVNSVIRRGKARAAGGVGRKVTGVTKRSQKPNLQPLTVTRGGVSLRLRVCSKCRKSVSAA
- the lspA gene encoding signal peptidase II → MPLLRERVRSVPVWFPLVLAAGLLLGDQLLKAWALSNLQQGAPAIPVIPGILDWVLTFNTGAAWSMFSGSAVPLAVVRLLVGLGILVYLTLRPQTRFLSLVLSLIAAGAIGNAIDGLRFGKVTDMIHAPFLSAITRALGQGDFPIFNLADMCVVLGTLLLLLASFRRDPHTR